Within Conger conger chromosome 3, fConCon1.1, whole genome shotgun sequence, the genomic segment TAGCTATAACAACTTTTGTAAAACTTACGTTGAATTCCCAATATTTCCGACGTTTGTTTTTGCTGCAGTCTTCAACTTTTTCctaaaactttgataaatctgCTTCAATTCATTAGAAATATCGAACTCAAGCCCGCACTACAATTGAATAACTTTAATTCTGCATGGCCATGTTATTTCTATTTTActcattttctttaatttcttcATTAATATCCTTTGTATGATAATATCTTCCACAAACAGTGTCAAATTATGTCATGTATCACCCATATGCCCTTCAGATGTTTCCCGGCCCATACCTATGTCACGTTATATTTTCCCAATGTTTATGCAAATGTTAATCTGACTAATTATATAATTTGCCCACCTTCGATGgttcccctgtctctccccccacaTACTGTCCCACTGCAATATGTTAACCACTTACATTGCACTCCCCCATCCCTTTCTGCGCATCTATCTGTCCATACACCATTGCTCCAAATGAGTGCTCGAGAGCCACAACCTctccacacacgcacgtgcatgcataaaaacaaaagcaaatgtaGGCATCGATGGCAAAAAGTCCAGCCCCTAACCTGTCCTGAAAGACTTAATTTGTTAAAGGCATTAAAATATGTAATCTCAGCTCACTGTTCGTAGTCTGCTTCCCAAACTATTAAGGTGGGGCTTTGTCAATCAAAAGCTGAAATCTTGGCGGTATCGGAAACTTGTTTATGTGCAACAGTTCCAGACTCATTCATTAATATCGACTACAAAGCCTAGCGTAAAGACAGGATCTCGGCATTTGGCAAATTATGTCTGTGCTATTCAAACGAACTCCGCGACACTTGTTTTGAAACTGAATCTGACTCCAACTCACATGATTACGCTTATAACTTCCTACAAACCCCCAGATGTACCATCCAAGCTATATGTAAATCAGTTATCCGATATTCTATCCTCAATGGAAACGAAGGAATGTCTGAAGGAATATATATTATTGGTGACTTTAACTTAAACTGATCTCAAGATAGTTAAACCTTTGAAAGGGCTGTTACTTCAACGGAATCGAACCCAATTAATAAATGAACCTACACGAATTAGTCAGCCGAAATtatcaataatttattttatatttaccaATCAAGAAAACAAATATAACCATTCTGGTGTAATAAAAACTTATATTTCTGATAATTTCTTAATTTACACCATTAGAAAATTAAAAGGCCAGATAAAATAGCTAAAAAGCAACCCTTACATTGTACTAGAATATCAAAAAATGTCTGCCTATAATAATGAAATTGAATCCACAAATTGGTTGGAAAAAGCAAACAGTGATGAGATGCCATTGACATTATCAAGTAAACAAAAACTTCAAAAGTTCGCAAAACGAAACTTCACTCTCCCCTGGAATAATTCTGACATCACACCTATATATTAATCATATCcgaagtatttttttattcgAATATAAATTAGGCTCATCTTGACGTTATGCTCACCTCATATTATTTACTAAAGATGCATTTTTGCTAACATGCAGTAAAGCAGCAGACTAAGATCTGGAAGTGCGCATGAGCACAAAATTATTTATCTTGGTCGTCCAAGCACTCTTGCGCATGCTCCGTGAGTTCAATCGGAAGCACCGATTGAAAAACAGCGGGCTGAAACGGGTGGTCAAACTAAAACATACTCCAAGACGAATTGAAATCGAAGACGGAATTATTTTCCGTCCGGACCGTAGGTTCAGTTGTTGATTCGCTACTTCATTCGTCTCCTGCACACACCAAGAAATGGCGGACAAAGAAGGTACAATGAGCACGCCTTTTCTGCGTTCAGCCGGCGTTGTTCTTCTTTTCAAGCACTCTTGCTAGCTAATGCTTGCCAGGCTAGCATGAAAAATCTGAACATTAACAATACAAAAATGATTATGTTGGCCGTTAAGTGCCGTCCAGGTAGCAGCATGTTACTTTGTAATGAATAGCTCTTTAGCTTGATTAttcacatagctagctagccagcaatgtttttttgtgaattaatgTGAAGACCGTGTAATTCTGAAATTTTATTGTCGACGCGATATAAGCGAACAAGCTGCTAGCTAATTAATAGTAACTTAGTTTCTATCGCTTGCTAGATTAATTTATGGCTTTTGCAGAACGCTGGTAATGTTGGGCAGTCTTTCAGCTAGTTAATGCGAGCTACCTAGCTATCATATGTATATATTcggtaatgttagctagcagcTAGCTATTGTGTGCGTCTCGTGCATTCTACACAAAATGTTTCGGTACCATCAGCCATTTTGATGTAACGTTCTGACAGCTAGCTAGCAGTGCTGCATACCATGTCACTAAGTTGACTAATACATCGTGTTTTTGCAGCATGCAAGTAACTGGAGTTGTCCAGTGAGCTTCGTGTTTCTGGTTTGGCCTGTCCTCAACGTGGCTCACCTCATCATGTTCAAACTAAAACATAGGGAGGTAGGGGTCGTAAAGACCCGTTGCAGAAAAGTACCCTTTTCTtcgtctttttttatttagttgagGCGAATCAAAACTGCCTAGGTGTCGATCCTATATAATGTTAGCTAAGTTAGGTGAAATGTACGGATCACAAAGCGAGTTGAAGTGCTCATGAATTAAAACTCTGAATGTTCATAAGCAGCTGCgatgttgaaaaatattgaaatggaCTCCGGAAGAAGAAACTTTAGTGTGGATCGCAGCTTATAAATTGATCACTCCATAAAGAAAGTATTTCACCATAGTGTCGCAGTATAGTAGCTAAGGCAAGAAGACACTGTTAAACGCGAAATTTGGCTCATGTAATGTGTGGCGGCATCAAATGACTGCTAGTGTTGCGCAGTCGGTGAACGAACGAATCTTTTTAGCTAAACGAATCTTTAATGTGAACTGAGTGTTCTGGTGCATCACTACAAATGATTCGTTCGTATGTTCGTGCGCGACCGTCGGCGGAAAGGCTGGTATTCTTatggaaattaaagaaaatctGGCTGGTTGTCCTCTGAGGATGTCATAGGCCAGATGTACGAGGCAGCCTATCACAATTAAGATTGTGTGAACGGGGGTAGAATTTTCAAAGGAACGGTACTGACCACTGAACTGTCACAGTGGTACTGACCTGCTGAATAGTAGGTTACTATGAACTCAGaaacattaaattataaattataaaaagagAGTTGTTAAAAGTATAATTAAACAGATACATTTgctcttaaaatgtatttgataaaACTGGCTTGATTTGATAAGTATCTTTATCGTCCATCACAACTTTCGTTTGCCATTTATCGTTCAACGTGTTCACTGTTGGGATCGTTTAATGTACACCTGCAATTGTACAACCATAGGCCACGCCCATGGAATGTCCCCccatttttgtgatttttattaATATCACCTAGGCTACTCCAAAGCACAGGCCTACCACAATGTGTATCCAGCCTATATCTATAGCTATCCATCTTCAGTGTCATAGCCTATTATTTTGATGATATTATTATGCAAAATCTGTCTTGTGTCCATTGTTCATGGCCATGAATCGTGAtgataaatggaaaataaataaagctagtgccttatggatgtgacattagGACACAAAATGACTaacaaaatccctcagaaaaatTACTCCTCTTACAtgagacatttttaaaatatcttaaATATTTATGATACGCTGGTATTTCCTCATAAAAATCAAGACgagcaaataaatattttataaattgctatttttataCTCAGCCAAGCCTCCATTACATGAATATCGAACTTTCTGCATTAGACTTTAAAATTAGTAAAGTTTTTAGGAAGTTTatagtctccccaaaatacgtgtcttttttttttgtcacgtTCATAACACAAGTTATTTGTCACATTTTCTCTGGcttaatatttgtaaaataatttttgttgGCCCCTCACCCAAgtgggtgctatgataatatgcattaacatGTTTTATGTAAGAGGAGTAATTTTTCTGAGGGATTTGTTGATCATTCtctgtccaaatgtcacatACATAATGCTGGAATTGCCCGTGTCCCAATTTGTTTTTGTCTATGGTGTTACTCATTTATCACATGAAGGATAGCTTTTGGATGTAAAACAATAATGAATGGTGGATATCTTATGTTTCCACATGTCTCTTATTGCTTATAGCTAAAATGGCTGTATTTTCCCTTTGAAGAAATTCTATTTCTGTGCAGTTGTCTTTGGTGTTACCACCCTTCATGGTAACACCACGTAACTGTCTTACATCGCTTCACAATAGAGATTGTAAGTTTTTATTCAGCATCCTAGTATAAATTGCACTTCCGGGAACAAAATGATCCTATCACCTGATGTGTTAACAAAGAATCACCCATATTTTATGCCATATCTCAGTGGCATATTAGCCATTTATGTTCTTGTCACTCTCAGCCAGACGCACCTTAGAAGAGCACAGAGACTGCGGCTTATTTCTaagccctgtgccctgtgccttACAGCATATGAATCTCCAACATGGCCGtgggcaaaataataataaagaataaaaaaatcatgttaAACGATAAATGCTCATATGAGTGAACACATTGAACGATAAATGGGAAACGGAATGGTGATGAACGATAAAGATACTTATCAAATCAATACGGTTTGATGTTTTTGATAAAAATCGAGCGTTTCCTTCGGCCGCATATTCCAGACGGTTTAGCACCAGGGTTACCCCATGAATGATCACAGAAGATTGCGCACGCAATCAAGTGGTTTGCGATGGTCGGTAGCTAGCTCACTTTAACTTTGattgtttctctccctcttccagTGTACGATGATGCCGTGGAGGAGCGGGTTATAAACGAGGAATACAAAATATGGAAGAAGAACACGCCTTTTCTATACGACCTAGTAATGACACACGCGCTGGAATGGCCGAGCCTCACCGTGCAGTGGCTTCCTGACGTCAGCCGGTACGGTATTATCAAATACACGTGTCCAATTGTGCTTACCGCTTCCGCTTAGTGTTAGGAATATATTCCACTGACGATGTCTACGCCTCTTCTGCCACTGTGCAGGCCGGAGGGAAAGGACTACGCCATCCACCGACTAGTTTTGGGCACCCACACATCAGACGAGCAGAACCACCTGGTCATCGCGAGCGTCCAGATCCCTAACGATGATGCTCAGTTTGACGCCTCCCACTACGACAGCGAGAAAGGAGGTGAGTGGCGTGGGATGTTTGAATAGTTATCTCATCTTTACTCTGCCGTGAATCAATTTGTCCTTTTGTGATGTAACGCATCAGATCTTATTAACCCAACTATGTGTACGTTGCATTTGTTGCCCAAATACATGAACCAGTTTTTTTAGGTGTAAACTTGATATTTGATGTCAGTTTAATGCTGAAATGTTTTTCCCCACCTATCAGCAGGTAAGCACATCCGTGTCTTAGAAGTGGTGAGACTGGCTGTTTGTTGGGAAGGCATTCAGAATCACGGGCAGGGATGGGGGAGGGAAGACTCGTGAATGGAGGCAGTCATAATTCAGTGGAAAAAAATCCTTGGTTAAGTATTTACTTAATGGTATTTACTTTGATTAATTCATTCTGCTTCATCAAATCAAGTTCTGTTCTGAAAGTGAAGTGATTTGtaatggtggaaaaaaagatTAACTCTAGTGAGTGGATGGCTTGTAGTCACATATCAGCTGAGAATTAAGTAGTAGTTGCATGTAATGGGTGAGGATGAATCAACTCAATCTTGACTCGACAAGACATGAACTGGACATGTATGGGCTTACTAGCCGACCTATGCAACATAATATTATGCTCTCGTTTGCTACTTACAGCACTATATGCTATATGCCCTCTTGCCGCTATGATGGCACTTAACATTATGTAGTTGGTTTATCTGCCGACTAATAATGTTGGTTGCAACTAATGACCTATTATTGACATTGCTCTCTGCTCTTCATGCAAGTCACTGGAAAAGAGTATctggtaaatgtaaatgtatgtaatgcAACCTGTCCCACTGTTAAATTTACAATGAATCAAAGCGGTTtctcttttctattttttttatcgCATGTTCATTAAAATATGCGCAAAGTGTAAAATACTGGCTGCAGGGTTTCTTACTGTGGTCTCTGTTAGAATTTGGGGGATTTGGCTCCGTGAGTGGAAAGATCGAAATCGAGATCAAGATCAACCACGAGGGGGAGGTGAACCGGGCCCGCTACATGCCCCAGAACCCCTGCATCATCGCCACCAAGACCCCCACCTCCGATGTGCTGGTGTTCGACTACACCAAGCACCCCTCAAAACCAGGCTAGTGCAACTTTCTGTCAAAGGCCCGAAACACATCCTGCTTGTGAACGCAGATGATAATGCCAGGCCCACACATTGCAAACGCATGGTCCGGTTGTGCGTACTCGACGTGCATACTTGTGTCCCAGTGGTGGTCCAGGATAGTTGGGAAAGAAAGCGCTAAATGTTATATAATATTTGATACTGCAGCTTGTGCTTGCATTGTGTTAAATTTCTTCATCGCATCTTAGAATGCAATGACACTTGAAGTTGAATTTGCGTAGCTGGAAGCAACTGCTTTTGCGTGCTTGCATAGGGTATGTTTCGGGCCTAAGTCTGCTCCCGGGAGTTTTGGTTGAAACTGTTAATGAAATGCCTTGGTGTCCATCCTCGGCCATCTTGCAGTGccctgttgtgtgttgtgtttatggCGTTGTTGTTGAGCGTGGTGTGGTAaagtttctgtctgtctctcctgccCCCAGTAGATCCTAGCGGAGACTGCAGCCCAGATCTTAGGCTGCGGGGTCACCAGAAGGAGGGCTACGGCCTGTCCTGGAACCCTAACCTGAGCGGGAACCTCCTCAGTGCCTCTGACGACCACGTGAGTGTCTGCAGGAGCCATCTTACGCAgatgcacacacccacccacccacacacgaatccacacatacacatacacatgcacacacagatccacacacagatgcacacaacaCAAATGCATTTACATATGCATAAGGCCCACAAACACTTTTTTGTATGTACTTgtcacatgcatgcatatggaAACAAACCTTTCATATACATGTATGTGCAAACATggcaacattatttttaaacaaattaagcTTGAGCATTAGGCTAGTGCCAATTGCTTCCTGGCTGACAACACTAGGTATGATAAAGGTTTACTGTAGCCTAAGgtgccatttttgtttttttggctagACGATCTGTTTGTGGGACATTAGCGGAGGACCGAAGGAGGGCAAGATCGTTGATGCGAAGACCATCTTCACCGGGCACACGGCCGTGGTGGAGGACGTGTCATGGCACTTGCTCCACGAGTCGCTCTTTGGTTCCGTGGCTGACGACCAGAAGCTGATGATGTGAGCACCCCAAAACATTTGCTTGGTTTAGTGGTTTATAGTTACTTCTTTTCCAACCCTCACCCTTGTGGTAGGACTACTATATTCAAAAACAATACGTTTGCATTAATACACCCACATGCTGGGGAAggcactgtttttatttaacctaATAATTTAGTCGGTTTAATTGTTTGAAAACCGACGGGTATGGATATTGATGCTGGGAAGTTCTTGAGACTTCCCTGATGTTTTAATGAAAGAATGGAGCCTATGTTTAGCCCCAGTATTGATAAATAATTGTCTTTATCCACTTAATGTTCTCAATATCGAGAATGGTAATGGCATCGGTTTAAACTGTGTGTTACACAGCTGGGACACTCGCTCTAACAACACCTCCAAGCCTAGTCACTCGGTGGATGCTCACACCGCTGAGGTCAACTGCCTGTCCTTCAACCCCTACAGCGAGTTCATCCTCGCCACTGGCTCTGCAGACAAGGTGCTTGCTTACTGCTTCCTCTCAGCACCACACAAGAAATCCATATTCCTCAGTCAACCAAAGCTGTGTTATagctacactacacacaaccACGGCTGTGTTGTAGCCACACTGTACTCAACCACGGCTGTGTTGTAGCCACACTGCACTCAACCACGTCTGTTGTAGCCACACTGCACTCAACCACGTCTGTTGTAGCCACACTACACTCAACCACGTCTGTGCTGtagccacactgcacacaaccacACTGCACATAGCCACGGCTGTGTTGtagccacactgcacacaacatgGCCACGGCCGTGTTGTAGCCCCATTCCACACCAACTAAGCTGTGGTTGTACAGTAATAGTATAGTACAGGGCATGTAGGTATTGTTGGAAACCGTAGTAATCTACTTGTGTAAACTAAACTAATTATTGCCCTTAGACGGTTGTGCAGATGAACCGTTAGTGTTGTGCAATAAAGAATAAAACCCCATTTTCTTACACTCCAAAGAGAAAAGCTCCAATTTTCTCCCTCCAAAGAAAGAAATATCAACATATGGTGACTAAAATGTTCACGGTTTCTTTGGAGCGCAAGTGTTTGTTCTTGTTCCCTCATATAACATTTAAAGCACGGCTGCCCAACTCCAGTTCTCAAGGGCCGTTCTGcacactggtttttgttccaaacgattgccttgtttttaatttgctttgaCGGATTTAtactggttcaagcctgtacttgagcacagtaaaatcattaggttACACTTGCGGCCTGCAGTTGTAGCCAGTACTCATAagcatgtcagataagatatgattaaGTCAGTTAAAGAAGACTGTCAGgaaacaaaatcctgaaacggatcggcccttgttgtgcacccctgatttaaacTGTGCATCTTACTCCAAagtctctgtggtgtgtgcgtctgtgctcTCGTACGATATTTCCTGGTGTTGTTCAGCTCTTGAGTACAGCCTCTCTCCTCAGACGGTGGCTCTTTGGGATCTGCGAAACCTGAAGCTGAAGCTCCACTCCTTTGAATCGCACAAGGACGAGATCTTCCAagtatatgttttattttttatttcacctttattttcccatttcacacacattctctctcttaaAAGGAGACCTGGCCAAGAGGGCAGCTTGGCTTAAAATGATATTACAGggcaaaacaatatatttaaaattctATTAACTATTCGGGATCAGACAAAGATGCATACACAACCAGAATAATGGTGATGTGTACATAAGCAGCATGATGTAACTGATTAAGTGTTAAAACTGCTACATTTAATGGGTAGTATTTCTCTGAGATCTTTGCCAAGGAGTTAAGTGTGTCAAATTTGAGATTATCTTGCAACTCATTCCAAGACCTGGGGCCATAATAAAACACTCCTCTTGCCAACTTCTGTCTGCACTTTAGATACCTTGAAATGCAGCCCTTTTTTAGCTCGAGTTATATGTACTTTGTATGAATAAAAACTTTGAACTTGTATATGTAGGTACCTTTCCAAGAATGGCCCTCTGGATTAACATGCTGCACCCTACCAAGGAATGTCCAGTTTACCAAATGATATAAGGGCAGTGTGATAAAAGGGGACGAGTTTGGACAAAGTTGATGGAGAAGTAAAAGTGGCAAATTGTATAACCATAATCTTGAGGCAGGACTAAATCTTCTACCAGCTTCAAGACATAGAAAAGCATGCCGTCAACCTGTTAGAAAAAGCCCAGTGTCATCTAAAGTTTCTTagtaattaattaaatgtggTTTTATGTGAAAGCTTTTGTCCAGCCAGATACCAAGATGCATAAAAGTATCAACAAACTCCGTATCTACACCTTCAATGGCTGGAACCTTGACACTACTTGGAGCAAATCATTACATGagttttgtatgcatttaaATGCAGCTTCTGGTCAGTAATGTTACACCTACTGTAACATGAATTGCCATCGTTCCCTTGTCTCAAGATATTGATGCCAGCCTCATGAAACAATTCCAGCAttatataatacagaaatgaatgtgtccTGTTCCTTGTGTATAGTTTGTAAATATATTGTGTATTGTCCCTGCAGGTGATGCTGTGATGCTTGTTAGTGAAGCAGTTGCCTATTTTCAGATTGATGCAGTATGCACTACTAAAACCTCCTAGTATCGCTAATGCTACTAGTATTAGTACCACAACTAAAAATGAATATGCAGTACATGCTATATCttggttgatgccttgcatggcagccatggtgtgtgagtgtgtgtgaatgggtgaatgagaagcatgaattgtaaagctttttggataaaggtgctatataaatgccaaccatttaccatttaccatcttggTTTACCCGGGGTAAGAATATAGCCCTGCTTCAAGATGGATTCCTTAATTTTTTCACATACAGTgtaaaaacatgtaaataaaacatcatCATGAACCTCAATGAGGGCATTTGTAAATGACCAGAAACattataaatgtttattatttaataatgtttttgtgttggaCTTTATTGCACTGACAGTGAATTACTGATTTCTCCGGCAGGTGCAATGGTCCCCTCACAATGAAACCATCCTGGCTTCAAGTGGAACAGACAGAAGGCTCAATGTGTGGGATTTAAGGTGAAGATTTGTGTCCCTTTTCCTATTGTGTGGtgctaaaaaaaagaataatcccGACTACCCGGGTTCGGTACATTTGGGTGCCAGGAAGGCCATATGACTAATTAATGGTAGTGGTCTGCGAGATGATCAGGGTGGAATTGGCTGTGTGAGCACAGTCAAGACCTCCCCACCtgcaaacattttgtttgcAATTTGAAAATCTAACACGTTGCTACTGACGCTACAAAAACTACTGCTCCCAGACCAATAATGTACaggctgctttttgttttacgCAGTTACATTTTGGGATTCACAAACCACTTGAGACAGCGTGTGTCTATGAACAGAAATGTGATAGGCCCATGACTGGCAATGTTTGCCTCCGTTTCTCTAGTAAAATTGGAGAGGAGCAGTCAGCTGAGGATGCTGAGGATGGACCTCCTGAACTGCTGGTGAGTTGTAGCATTGCATGCAACGAATTTACATGACTAACACGGAAGTCCTGGTGTAGACACGCTAAGATCagtgctgctgttgggcccttgaggca encodes:
- the rbb4l gene encoding histone-binding protein RBBP7 isoform X2, which translates into the protein MADKEVYDDAVEERVINEEYKIWKKNTPFLYDLVMTHALEWPSLTVQWLPDVSRPEGKDYAIHRLVLGTHTSDEQNHLVIASVQIPNDDAQFDASHYDSEKGEFGGFGSVSGKIEIEIKINHEGEVNRARYMPQNPCIIATKTPTSDVLVFDYTKHPSKPVDPSGDCSPDLRLRGHQKEGYGLSWNPNLSGNLLSASDDHTICLWDISGGPKEGKIVDAKTIFTGHTAVVEDVSWHLLHESLFGSVADDQKLMIWDTRSNNTSKPSHSVDAHTAEVNCLSFNPYSEFILATGSADKTVALWDLRNLKLKLHSFESHKDEIFQVQWSPHNETILASSGTDRRLNVWDLSKIGEEQSAEDAEDGPPELLFIHGGHTAKISDFSWNPNEPWVICSVSEDNIMQVWQMAENIYNDEEPDTPASELEGQGS
- the rbb4l gene encoding histone-binding protein RBBP7 isoform X3; the encoded protein is MADKEVYDDAVEERVINEEYKIWKKNTPFLYDLVMTHALEWPSLTVQWLPDVSRPEGKDYAIHRLVLGTHTSDEQNHLVIASVQIPNDDAQFDASHYDSEKGEFGGFGSVSGKIEIEIKINHEGEVNRARYMPQNPCIIATKTPTSDVLVFDYTKHPSKPDPSGDCSPDLRLRGHQKEGYGLSWNPNLSGNLLSASDDHTICLWDISGGPKEGKIVDAKTIFTGHTAVVEDVSWHLLHESLFGSVADDQKLMIWDTRSNNTSKPSHSVDAHTAEVNCLSFNPYSEFILATGSADKTVALWDLRNLKLKLHSFESHKDEIFQQVQWSPHNETILASSGTDRRLNVWDLSKIGEEQSAEDAEDGPPELLFIHGGHTAKISDFSWNPNEPWVICSVSEDNIMQVWQMAENIYNDEEPDTPASELEGQGS
- the rbb4l gene encoding histone-binding protein RBBP7 isoform X4, with the translated sequence MADKEVYDDAVEERVINEEYKIWKKNTPFLYDLVMTHALEWPSLTVQWLPDVSRPEGKDYAIHRLVLGTHTSDEQNHLVIASVQIPNDDAQFDASHYDSEKGEFGGFGSVSGKIEIEIKINHEGEVNRARYMPQNPCIIATKTPTSDVLVFDYTKHPSKPDPSGDCSPDLRLRGHQKEGYGLSWNPNLSGNLLSASDDHTICLWDISGGPKEGKIVDAKTIFTGHTAVVEDVSWHLLHESLFGSVADDQKLMIWDTRSNNTSKPSHSVDAHTAEVNCLSFNPYSEFILATGSADKTVALWDLRNLKLKLHSFESHKDEIFQVQWSPHNETILASSGTDRRLNVWDLSKIGEEQSAEDAEDGPPELLFIHGGHTAKISDFSWNPNEPWVICSVSEDNIMQVWQMAENIYNDEEPDTPASELEGQGS
- the rbb4l gene encoding histone-binding protein RBBP7 isoform X1 gives rise to the protein MADKEVYDDAVEERVINEEYKIWKKNTPFLYDLVMTHALEWPSLTVQWLPDVSRPEGKDYAIHRLVLGTHTSDEQNHLVIASVQIPNDDAQFDASHYDSEKGEFGGFGSVSGKIEIEIKINHEGEVNRARYMPQNPCIIATKTPTSDVLVFDYTKHPSKPVDPSGDCSPDLRLRGHQKEGYGLSWNPNLSGNLLSASDDHTICLWDISGGPKEGKIVDAKTIFTGHTAVVEDVSWHLLHESLFGSVADDQKLMIWDTRSNNTSKPSHSVDAHTAEVNCLSFNPYSEFILATGSADKTVALWDLRNLKLKLHSFESHKDEIFQQVQWSPHNETILASSGTDRRLNVWDLSKIGEEQSAEDAEDGPPELLFIHGGHTAKISDFSWNPNEPWVICSVSEDNIMQVWQMAENIYNDEEPDTPASELEGQGS